One part of the Deltaproteobacteria bacterium genome encodes these proteins:
- a CDS encoding nucleotidyltransferase substrate binding protein — protein MSKAIRWRQRFQNYASAFRVLARTVALSPRSEAERGGLIQFFETTFELGWKLLKDYLEAQGVVAISPREAIKHAYQMTLIANGQGWLEALEDRNLIAHTYDEATCLKLERLIADKYFPLLQALHDTFNSKAE, from the coding sequence ATGTCCAAAGCGATCCGGTGGCGACAACGCTTTCAGAATTACGCGTCGGCCTTTCGCGTGTTGGCACGGACGGTCGCGCTCTCGCCCCGATCGGAGGCGGAACGCGGCGGCTTGATCCAGTTTTTCGAGACGACGTTCGAACTGGGGTGGAAACTGCTGAAAGACTACCTTGAAGCGCAAGGCGTGGTAGCAATAAGCCCGCGCGAAGCGATCAAACACGCCTATCAAATGACGCTGATTGCCAACGGCCAAGGCTGGCTGGAGGCCCTCGAAGACCGCAATCTCATCGCTCACACCTACGATGAAGCCACGTGCCTCAAATTGGAACGGCTGATCGCGGACAAATATTTTCCGCTGCTACAAGCGCTGCACGACACCTTCAACAGCAAGGCGGAGTAA
- a CDS encoding 6-carboxytetrahydropterin synthase — MAYAVLATIDFCYGHRILGHDGPCRHLHGHNARVEIVVSRAALDPLGMVCDFRTVKQAMKQWIDTHLDHRMVLATNDPLVPLLQQHQEPLYLLATPPTAETLAYELFTQARALGLSVTEVRLWETPSSCAMYRAGAD, encoded by the coding sequence ATGGCTTACGCCGTTCTCGCCACGATCGACTTTTGTTACGGCCACCGCATCCTCGGTCACGACGGCCCGTGCCGCCACCTGCATGGGCACAACGCACGGGTCGAGATCGTCGTCAGCCGCGCGGCCCTCGATCCGCTCGGCATGGTCTGCGACTTTCGCACCGTCAAACAGGCGATGAAACAGTGGATCGACACCCACTTGGATCACCGCATGGTATTGGCCACCAACGATCCGCTCGTTCCGCTGCTGCAGCAACACCAAGAGCCGCTCTATCTGCTCGCCACGCCGCCCACGGCCGAGACGCTCGCATACGAACTCTTTACCCAAGCCCGCGCGCTGGGCTTAAGCGTCACCGAAGTGCGACTCTGGGAGACACCAAGTTCCTGCGCGATGTATCGGGCCGGGGCGGATTGA
- a CDS encoding class I SAM-dependent rRNA methyltransferase has translation MNRRSVFREEMRSMLTLRLKPGRRPSRIMAGHCWAYRSELVLPAGLRPGDVVDLHDARGAWIGRGYVNPHSEIAFRLLTRRSDEAIDAAFFRRAITAAWALREQYGLAEEPCRVVFSEGDGLPGFIVDRYPPVLVVALGTAGAHGLREPFLAALRALFPTDAIVERSDTARLAHEGVRSQVGVLHGAPELPVRCQCDGIAVAVDPLHGQKTGAFLDARELRRHLRAHAADTRVLDCFAHLGLFARYALAGGAAAVTCVETDAAAVAQLRAELPAACVLADDAFEVLRTLVRERAQFDRVILDPPPFAKDARAVAGALRGYKEINVRGMRLLAPGGLLYTSSCSYHVDRAVFMEMLRAAAADAGGDYRIEAVFSAAPDHPVRLGVPETDYFKGVVLQRV, from the coding sequence ATGAACCGTCGTTCGGTGTTTCGTGAGGAGATGCGGTCGATGCTGACGTTGCGTCTGAAGCCTGGAAGACGACCGAGCCGAATCATGGCCGGACACTGTTGGGCGTATCGCAGCGAACTGGTGCTGCCCGCAGGATTGCGACCGGGCGATGTGGTGGATTTGCACGACGCGCGCGGCGCTTGGATCGGTCGCGGCTATGTGAATCCTCATTCGGAAATTGCGTTTCGTTTGCTGACGCGCCGCTCCGATGAGGCGATCGACGCCGCATTTTTCCGGCGCGCAATAACGGCCGCTTGGGCGTTGCGCGAGCAATACGGCTTAGCGGAAGAACCGTGCCGTGTCGTCTTTTCCGAAGGCGATGGCCTCCCCGGCTTCATCGTCGATCGTTATCCACCGGTCTTGGTGGTGGCACTCGGCACTGCCGGCGCACATGGTCTGCGCGAACCGTTCCTGGCCGCACTGCGCGCGCTTTTTCCCACCGACGCGATCGTGGAACGTTCCGACACGGCACGACTGGCGCATGAAGGCGTGCGGTCCCAAGTGGGGGTGTTGCACGGCGCGCCGGAATTGCCAGTCCGTTGCCAATGCGACGGGATCGCGGTCGCGGTCGATCCGCTGCATGGCCAAAAGACCGGCGCGTTCCTCGACGCGCGCGAACTGCGGCGCCATCTGCGCGCGCACGCCGCCGATACGCGCGTGCTCGACTGCTTCGCGCACCTCGGCTTGTTCGCGCGTTATGCGCTCGCCGGCGGGGCCGCAGCCGTAACGTGTGTGGAGACCGACGCGGCCGCCGTCGCGCAGCTACGCGCGGAGCTGCCCGCGGCCTGCGTGCTGGCGGACGACGCGTTCGAAGTTTTGCGCACGTTGGTGCGCGAACGCGCGCAATTCGATCGCGTGATCCTCGATCCGCCGCCGTTTGCGAAAGACGCGCGTGCTGTCGCGGGCGCACTGCGCGGCTACAAGGAAATCAACGTGCGCGGGATGCGGCTGTTGGCGCCGGGCGGGTTGCTCTACACATCGTCGTGTTCCTACCACGTCGATCGTGCGGTATTCATGGAGATGCTCCGCGCCGCCGCCGCCGATGCCGGTGGCGACTACCGCATCGAAGCCGTGTTCAGCGCTGCCCCCGATCATCCCGTCCGCCTCGGCGTCCCGGAGACCGATTATTTCAAGGGCGTCGTGTTACAACGTGTCTGA
- a CDS encoding cytidine deaminase, with amino-acid sequence MDALLVAAVAARDHALPTFSGVKVGAALQTAAGVVVTGCNVESPSIIFHCCAERVALLKALSEGHRQFVRIAVVGDFNAPLPPCGTCRQALFEYAPDLEVTMANLTGQTATLRLADLLPASYRIDDRRT; translated from the coding sequence ATGGATGCATTGTTGGTGGCGGCGGTGGCGGCGCGGGATCATGCGCTGCCGACCTTTTCTGGAGTCAAGGTGGGGGCGGCGTTGCAAACGGCAGCTGGAGTGGTGGTGACCGGCTGCAATGTGGAAAGTCCGTCGATCATCTTCCATTGTTGTGCGGAACGGGTCGCACTGCTGAAGGCCCTCTCCGAGGGGCATCGGCAGTTCGTGCGGATTGCGGTGGTCGGCGACTTCAATGCCCCGCTGCCGCCGTGCGGGACGTGCCGTCAGGCGCTGTTTGAGTACGCGCCCGATTTGGAAGTCACGATGGCCAATCTGACCGGCCAAACCGCCACGTTGCGGCTCGCCGACTTGCTGCCGGCGTCGTACCGCATTGATGATCGGCGGACATGA
- the folB gene encoding dihydroneopterin aldolase — protein sequence MDTITIRDIIVDCLIGDLDWERTQHQPIRCDITLATDLRPAGSSDRLADTIDYAAVGKTVASVMQASTYYMLEALAEAIARHVLRDFPAHHVTVTLHKPAHFPQAREVGVTITRP from the coding sequence ATGGACACGATCACGATCCGCGACATTATCGTCGATTGTCTGATCGGCGACCTCGATTGGGAACGCACCCAACATCAACCGATCCGCTGCGACATCACGCTGGCCACCGACCTGCGTCCGGCCGGCAGCAGCGACCGATTGGCCGACACCATCGACTACGCCGCCGTCGGCAAAACGGTCGCGTCCGTTATGCAAGCGTCGACGTATTACATGTTAGAAGCACTGGCCGAGGCCATTGCCCGCCATGTGCTGCGCGACTTTCCCGCCCACCACGTTACCGTGACGTTGCACAAACCAGCGCACTTCCCCCAGGCCCGCGAAGTGGGCGTAACAATCACACGGCCGTGA
- a CDS encoding SDR family oxidoreductase encodes MAMASEAMWRERVALVTGSTRGWGRAVAVALAQMGARVCVHGRTASAAGDAVVATIRAQGGSAAFFPFDVRDTAAVETGVAAIEQTVGPIDIGVFMAGRYDTAALPELTASEWSAALETTLSGTFHCCQTLLPRMRARQRGRIITVGCVGCERIYHGVRSVAYRIAVSGNLALTKAYAQLAARDGVTVNLIAPGFLENTVDTIDATQLPAGRLSHFDDVFPAIRFLLSPEAAHVNGTCLTVSGGYVR; translated from the coding sequence ATGGCGATGGCAAGCGAGGCGATGTGGCGCGAACGGGTCGCGTTAGTGACCGGTTCGACGCGCGGCTGGGGGCGGGCGGTGGCCGTGGCGCTCGCACAAATGGGAGCGCGCGTTTGTGTGCATGGCCGGACCGCGAGTGCCGCAGGCGACGCCGTCGTCGCCACAATCCGCGCGCAGGGCGGCTCCGCGGCGTTTTTCCCGTTCGACGTCCGTGACACCGCCGCCGTTGAGACCGGCGTGGCGGCGATCGAACAAACAGTCGGCCCGATCGACATCGGTGTCTTCATGGCCGGCCGGTACGACACTGCCGCATTGCCGGAGCTCACTGCATCGGAGTGGAGTGCGGCGTTGGAAACGACGCTCAGCGGCACGTTTCATTGCTGTCAAACCCTGTTGCCGCGGATGCGGGCGCGCCAGCGTGGCCGCATCATCACCGTCGGCTGCGTCGGCTGTGAACGCATTTACCACGGCGTGCGTTCGGTCGCGTACCGGATCGCGGTCAGTGGGAATTTGGCGCTGACCAAGGCCTACGCGCAGCTGGCCGCGCGCGACGGCGTGACGGTGAATTTAATTGCGCCTGGATTTCTAGAAAACACCGTGGATACGATCGACGCGACCCAACTCCCCGCCGGTCGTCTGTCGCATTTCGACGACGTGTTCCCGGCGATCCGCTTCTTGCTCTCCCCCGAAGCCGCCCACGTCAACGGCACCTGTCTGACTGTGAGCGGAGGCTACGTCCGATAA
- a CDS encoding nucleotidyltransferase domain-containing protein, with amino-acid sequence MHFGLRPDEIARIRQACAALPEIAEVIVFGSRAIGTSKPGSDVDLALKGHLDERTVARLSAALNEELPLPYFFDVVDYHAITNTALREHIDQHGQRIFPADAP; translated from the coding sequence ATGCATTTCGGCTTACGCCCCGATGAAATTGCCCGGATCCGGCAGGCATGCGCCGCGTTGCCGGAGATTGCCGAAGTCATTGTGTTCGGTTCACGCGCCATCGGCACGTCCAAACCCGGATCGGACGTTGATCTTGCGCTGAAGGGACATCTCGACGAACGGACCGTAGCTCGTCTCTCGGCCGCGCTGAACGAAGAGTTACCGCTCCCGTACTTCTTCGATGTCGTCGACTACCACGCGATTACCAACACCGCGTTGCGGGAACATATCGATCAACATGGGCAGCGCATCTTCCCCGCCGACGCGCCGTAA
- a CDS encoding PIN domain-containing protein, translated as MIAFIDANAWLYLTNPRAVPHRKVKNALDPYLRGEKRFAVSWQIFYEFIRTATDPRVYATPASWSEAFQCISKIFQHAGAAILQEGPDHPAALKFVLEKAGYKQGHFIHDCHIAALLYENGISTIITADQDFRRFPFLTVVDPTHTVQ; from the coding sequence ATGATCGCTTTCATCGACGCCAATGCCTGGCTGTATCTGACCAATCCCCGCGCCGTGCCGCATCGCAAGGTCAAAAACGCCCTAGATCCCTACTTGCGCGGGGAAAAGCGTTTTGCCGTTTCGTGGCAGATTTTCTACGAATTCATTCGGACCGCGACCGATCCCCGTGTGTACGCCACACCGGCCTCGTGGTCCGAGGCATTTCAATGTATCAGTAAGATTTTTCAACATGCGGGCGCCGCCATTCTGCAAGAAGGGCCGGATCATCCCGCAGCGTTGAAATTTGTGCTGGAAAAAGCGGGGTACAAACAAGGACACTTCATTCACGATTGCCATATTGCCGCATTGCTTTACGAGAATGGCATTTCGACCATCATCACCGCCGACCAGGACTTCCGCCGCTTCCCATTCCTGACGGTTGTCGATCCGACGCACACGGTTCAATGA
- the pelG gene encoding exopolysaccharide Pel transporter PelG has product MAGIGFRLQRLLSGESYTDWLRAYLYSAVITTGPMLIVITTLALIKWQFSHYVSLEEGQLLLGLIVYAYTASMLGVAPFQYIVTRYLADQHYARQLDRFTPAYGGALCCVFPLQALVGLAYLTSQPFSVVTKWALLMLLLSVSGTWIAMLFLSAARSFQWIGAAFLCGGVVGYGAAVWFGTQRGFDGFLLGFALGQGVTWLILSVRIAREFGLPRGPEFFFLRYFKTHPLLALIGVAYTVGIWVDKWCFWFSDAGNAIGGNLRVCFAYDTPMFLAFLTIVPSMAFFLVQIETNFVRVYWSYYHAIRQRAPLTTIRAHETNVRETITTQLRRFALFQGLVTGVIILFFLEISEFFQLNPAQFGIFRIGLLGAFLQMGILIILTFFFYFDWQREALVLTGLFAVLNGGFALGTLAVGLPAYGFGFAAASFITLLWGTIRLYERVEALTFITFMHQPITPPPQEFEAEARRRPVTLDEPSFGVS; this is encoded by the coding sequence ATGGCCGGCATCGGGTTTCGATTACAGCGTCTGTTGAGCGGCGAGTCGTACACCGACTGGCTCCGCGCGTACTTGTATTCCGCCGTCATCACCACCGGCCCGATGTTGATCGTCATTACGACGTTGGCGCTGATCAAATGGCAATTCAGTCACTACGTCAGTTTGGAAGAAGGCCAACTGCTGCTCGGACTGATCGTCTACGCGTATACGGCATCGATGCTCGGCGTGGCTCCGTTTCAATATATCGTCACGCGCTATTTGGCCGATCAACACTACGCGCGCCAACTCGACCGCTTTACCCCGGCGTATGGGGGCGCGCTGTGCTGCGTCTTTCCGCTCCAAGCGCTTGTCGGCCTGGCCTATCTCACGTCGCAGCCGTTCTCCGTGGTCACGAAGTGGGCGCTGCTGATGTTGTTGCTGTCCGTCAGCGGGACCTGGATCGCGATGCTCTTCCTCTCCGCCGCGCGCAGCTTTCAATGGATCGGCGCGGCGTTTCTGTGTGGCGGCGTGGTTGGCTACGGCGCGGCCGTGTGGTTCGGCACACAACGCGGCTTCGACGGCTTCCTGCTCGGCTTCGCCTTAGGGCAAGGTGTGACCTGGCTGATCCTGAGCGTGCGCATTGCGCGCGAATTCGGACTGCCGCGCGGCCCGGAATTTTTCTTCCTGCGCTATTTCAAGACCCATCCGTTGCTGGCGCTGATCGGTGTGGCGTACACGGTCGGCATTTGGGTCGACAAATGGTGCTTCTGGTTTTCTGACGCCGGCAATGCGATCGGCGGCAATCTCCGCGTCTGTTTCGCGTACGACACCCCGATGTTTTTGGCCTTCCTGACGATCGTGCCGTCGATGGCATTTTTCTTAGTGCAGATCGAAACCAATTTCGTACGCGTGTATTGGTCGTACTACCACGCCATCCGCCAACGTGCGCCGCTCACGACGATCCGAGCGCACGAGACCAACGTCCGCGAAACGATCACGACGCAATTGCGACGCTTCGCGCTGTTTCAAGGACTCGTGACCGGCGTGATCATCCTGTTCTTTCTCGAGATCAGCGAATTTTTTCAGCTCAATCCCGCGCAGTTCGGGATCTTCCGGATCGGCCTGCTCGGCGCCTTTCTGCAAATGGGCATCTTGATCATCCTGACGTTTTTTTTCTACTTCGACTGGCAACGCGAGGCGTTGGTGCTGACCGGCCTGTTCGCAGTGTTGAACGGCGGCTTCGCGCTCGGCACGCTGGCCGTCGGACTGCCGGCCTATGGCTTCGGTTTTGCGGCCGCGAGTTTCATTACGTTATTGTGGGGCACAATCCGCCTCTACGAGCGCGTCGAAGCGCTCACGTTCATTACGTTCATGCATCAACCGATCACACCGCCACCACAGGAATTCGAAGCCGAGGCCCGTCGACGGCCGGTCACGCTGGATGAACCGTCGTTCGGTGTTTCGTGA
- the pelF gene encoding GT4 family glycosyltransferase PelF, with amino-acid sequence MIDVCLILEGTYPYVAGGVATWVHQLVSAMRDLRFGIVYIAPQSDPTRRAKYTIPPHVLFLREIYLHDYVVESTRRRDPTDADFAQLAAWYDDLAQARYDRFPALVRSFQGDARCFDLPTLFGHRAIWDLLCRWHLRVAPSVSFLDFFWTWRATHLPLAQVSIAAIPPARIYHAVSTGYAGWFAAMAKLQHHAAMLLTEHGIYSYERLLEISQANWIYEEAQPRVRAARQLPFFKQWWVQLFHVLSGVAYAQADQIFTLYEGNKTQQVLGGAAPEKIAIIPNGIDLDRLLLVTRTRSAKPQIGLVGRVVAIKDVKTYLQAAQRVCEAMPAAHFFVIGPADEEPEYAEECRRLVRLARLEDHVTFTGRVDPLEYYRFLDLVVLTSVSEAQPYVILEANGVGIPVVATDVGACREMLEGRGPDDRALGVSGLLTELANPDATAAAILQLLRDRALYDRCAEAGQTRVRRYYDQTDLLSRYLNWYERYL; translated from the coding sequence ATGATCGATGTCTGTCTGATCTTGGAAGGGACTTATCCGTATGTTGCGGGAGGCGTCGCGACGTGGGTGCATCAGCTCGTCTCGGCGATGCGTGATTTGCGCTTCGGCATCGTCTATATCGCGCCGCAATCCGATCCGACGCGCCGGGCGAAATACACCATTCCGCCGCACGTCCTGTTTTTGCGGGAAATTTATTTGCACGATTACGTCGTCGAGTCGACGCGGCGCCGCGATCCGACGGACGCCGATTTCGCGCAGTTGGCCGCGTGGTACGACGATCTCGCGCAGGCGCGCTACGATCGCTTTCCCGCGTTGGTCCGCAGTTTCCAAGGCGATGCGCGCTGCTTCGACCTGCCGACGCTCTTCGGCCATCGCGCGATCTGGGATCTGCTCTGCCGCTGGCACTTGCGCGTGGCTCCTAGCGTCTCGTTCCTCGATTTCTTCTGGACCTGGCGCGCCACCCATTTGCCGCTGGCGCAAGTCTCGATAGCTGCGATTCCGCCGGCACGCATTTATCACGCTGTCTCGACCGGCTATGCGGGATGGTTCGCCGCGATGGCCAAGCTGCAGCATCACGCGGCGATGTTGCTGACCGAGCACGGGATCTATAGTTACGAACGGCTGCTCGAAATTTCTCAGGCGAATTGGATTTACGAAGAGGCCCAGCCGCGCGTACGCGCCGCACGCCAACTTCCGTTTTTCAAGCAGTGGTGGGTCCAGCTGTTCCATGTGTTGAGCGGCGTCGCGTATGCGCAGGCCGATCAAATCTTTACGCTGTATGAAGGCAACAAGACGCAGCAAGTGCTGGGCGGCGCCGCACCGGAAAAGATCGCGATCATTCCCAACGGCATCGACCTGGATCGCTTGCTGCTCGTGACGCGGACGCGCAGCGCGAAACCGCAAATCGGCTTGGTGGGCCGCGTCGTCGCGATCAAAGACGTGAAGACTTATTTACAGGCCGCGCAGCGCGTCTGTGAAGCGATGCCCGCAGCGCACTTTTTTGTGATCGGCCCGGCCGACGAAGAGCCGGAATATGCGGAAGAATGTCGCCGTCTGGTCCGGCTCGCGCGCTTGGAGGATCACGTGACGTTCACTGGCCGCGTCGATCCGCTCGAGTATTATCGTTTCCTCGATCTCGTCGTGCTCACCAGCGTCTCGGAGGCGCAACCGTATGTGATCCTCGAAGCGAACGGCGTCGGGATTCCGGTCGTCGCGACCGACGTTGGCGCGTGCCGCGAGATGCTGGAGGGCCGCGGGCCGGACGATCGCGCGCTCGGCGTCAGCGGCCTGCTCACCGAACTCGCCAATCCAGACGCTACGGCCGCCGCGATCTTGCAATTGCTCCGCGACCGCGCGCTGTATGATCGCTGCGCCGAGGCCGGCCAAACCCGCGTCCGCCGCTACTACGACCAAACCGATCTGCTGAGCCGCTATCTGAATTGGTACGAGCGCTATCTGTGA
- a CDS encoding acetate kinase codes for MAYILTLNCGSSSIKTKLFDMPSERLIVELNVGDVGLKRGTWEWIANGTRRRGHARFALYEDGLDFILDRILHDTDAPVTATADIAAVAHRVVHGGPQYCDSTLLTKAVVHGIKSNTKLAPLHTPPNLKGIRAAQTALPHCPHVAVFDTGFHQTIPDFAATYAIPYHFAKKHAIRRYGFHGISYRYVISEAARMLRRPLRALKLIACHLGSGCSVCAIGAGRSIDTSMGFTPVEGLIMRTRCGDLDPGVLLHLRTAHGYTAEQLNRLLNHQSGFFGISGAATMPELIRRMRAGEPRAKLGFEMFCYRVEKYIGAYTTTLGGLDGLIFTAGIGENEPAVRAEIVKWCRWLGVKLAPRKNEAARAVQSAIHAATSRAAVFVIPTNEGLMMARDAYQLLGRH; via the coding sequence ATGGCTTACATCCTCACGCTGAATTGCGGTTCCTCGTCGATCAAGACCAAACTCTTCGACATGCCGAGCGAACGGCTCATCGTCGAACTCAACGTCGGCGACGTCGGCCTGAAACGCGGCACCTGGGAATGGATCGCGAACGGCACGCGGCGCCGCGGTCACGCGCGCTTCGCGCTGTATGAAGACGGCCTCGATTTCATCCTCGACCGGATCCTGCACGACACGGATGCGCCTGTCACAGCGACCGCCGACATCGCCGCCGTCGCGCATCGTGTGGTCCACGGCGGTCCACAGTACTGCGATTCGACGCTGCTCACCAAGGCCGTGGTGCACGGCATCAAATCCAACACGAAGCTCGCGCCGCTCCACACGCCGCCGAACTTGAAAGGGATCCGCGCTGCGCAAACGGCTCTCCCGCATTGTCCGCATGTCGCAGTCTTCGACACCGGATTCCACCAAACGATCCCCGACTTCGCCGCGACGTACGCCATCCCGTACCACTTCGCGAAAAAACACGCGATCCGTCGCTACGGCTTCCACGGCATTTCGTATCGCTACGTGATCAGCGAAGCGGCGCGGATGCTGCGGCGTCCGCTCCGCGCGCTCAAGCTGATCGCGTGTCATCTCGGCAGCGGCTGCAGCGTCTGCGCGATCGGAGCGGGCCGAAGCATCGACACCTCGATGGGCTTTACTCCGGTAGAGGGCTTGATTATGCGCACCCGCTGCGGCGACCTCGATCCCGGCGTGCTGCTGCACTTACGCACCGCGCACGGCTACACCGCGGAGCAACTCAATCGACTGCTCAATCACCAATCGGGATTTTTCGGCATCTCCGGCGCCGCGACCATGCCGGAACTGATCCGCCGCATGCGCGCCGGTGAACCTCGCGCCAAGCTCGGCTTCGAAATGTTTTGCTATCGCGTGGAAAAATATATCGGCGCGTACACCACGACGCTCGGCGGCCTCGACGGCCTGATCTTCACCGCCGGGATCGGCGAAAACGAACCCGCGGTGCGCGCCGAGATCGTGAAATGGTGCCGTTGGTTAGGCGTCAAACTCGCACCCCGCAAGAACGAAGCGGCCCGTGCCGTCCAAAGCGCCATCCACGCCGCCACGTCCCGTGCCGCGGTCTTTGTCATTCCCACCAACGAAGGCCTAATGATGGCGCGTGATGCGTACCAGTTATTGGGCCGTCATTGA
- a CDS encoding SDR family oxidoreductase, producing the protein MEALIIGGSSGLGLELAHILAKDYHVTITGRQNPGTAAATFYRLDLAKPTLGTRLDQLLRAVPRVDLLVYAAGFYQEGRISELSDVALTTMQRVGLLAPALLLQRLLQRQVDLPGFIAITSTSQWTPRRLEPIYTAAKAGLGMLANSVALDERVGRVLVAGPSGMQTPFWAQSRRDVTGMLDPRWVAEQILTLYSAPFDYQCARILRDPARIEVLETR; encoded by the coding sequence ATGGAAGCGTTGATCATCGGCGGGAGTTCCGGATTGGGATTGGAGCTCGCGCATATATTGGCAAAGGATTATCACGTCACGATCACTGGGCGGCAGAACCCTGGGACGGCCGCTGCGACCTTTTATCGGCTCGACTTGGCGAAGCCCACGCTCGGCACGCGGCTCGACCAATTGCTCCGTGCCGTGCCACGCGTTGATTTGCTCGTCTACGCCGCCGGGTTTTACCAAGAGGGCCGTATCAGCGAGTTGTCCGACGTCGCGTTGACGACCATGCAACGGGTCGGGCTCTTGGCACCCGCTCTGTTACTGCAACGCCTCTTACAACGGCAAGTCGATTTGCCCGGCTTCATCGCGATCACGTCGACCTCGCAATGGACACCGCGTCGCTTGGAGCCGATCTATACCGCAGCGAAAGCAGGCCTCGGGATGTTGGCCAACTCGGTCGCGCTGGACGAACGCGTCGGCAGGGTGTTGGTCGCGGGCCCTTCAGGGATGCAGACGCCGTTTTGGGCGCAGAGCCGACGCGACGTGACCGGCATGCTCGATCCACGTTGGGTCGCGGAGCAGATCCTCACGTTGTACAGTGCGCCGTTCGACTACCAATGCGCCCGCATCTTGCGCGATCCCGCCCGTATTGAGGTCCTGGAGACGCGGTAG
- a CDS encoding type II toxin-antitoxin system VapC family toxin: MPPLIVLDASVVLTLLLNEPAAADVAALLHLFVRGRITCLVPALLSYEIANALQQKSVSRSDGVIATTLYAQWMAFRIPQRDPQPQETAMAFRILGTTRRQTYYDAVYHAMAIVQQGTLLTADRRYARAASTHGHLLTLDTVPPLIRRWQK, translated from the coding sequence TTGCCGCCACTTATCGTGTTGGATGCCTCTGTGGTTTTGACGCTGTTGTTGAACGAGCCGGCCGCTGCGGATGTCGCAGCGCTGTTGCACTTGTTCGTGCGCGGCCGGATCACTTGTCTGGTGCCAGCACTGCTCTCGTATGAAATCGCCAATGCACTACAACAAAAAAGCGTCAGCCGATCGGACGGTGTCATAGCGACCACGCTCTATGCGCAATGGATGGCCTTCAGAATCCCACAGCGAGATCCGCAGCCGCAGGAAACGGCCATGGCATTTCGCATCTTGGGTACGACCCGCCGGCAGACCTATTACGATGCCGTGTACCACGCGATGGCCATCGTCCAGCAGGGGACACTGCTCACGGCCGACCGCCGCTACGCCCGCGCAGCCTCCACCCACGGCCATCTCTTGACGCTCGACACCGTCCCGCCGCTGATCCGGCGATGGCAAAAGTGA